A genomic region of Methylobacterium durans contains the following coding sequences:
- a CDS encoding YVTN family beta-propeller repeat protein, whose amino-acid sequence MSRCVKAGLSVAALAAGLLAASGSAEAYTVYVTNEKGNSVSVIDTSTLTVTGTWKVGRRPRGVTTSKDGKELFVCASDDDRIDVLDTASGKVVRSLRSGPDPEQFILAPEGNPLYVANEDDSQVTVLDIEKNKILAEVPVGVEPEGMGLSPDGKVLVNTSETTNMAHFIDTKTFQVIDNVLVDARPRFAEFTADGKFLWVSAEVGGTVSVIDVATRRVVKKISFKIPSVNDEAIQPVGIRITKDGAKAFVALGPANRVAVIDAKTYEVEKYLPVGQRVWQLAFTPDQKLLFSTNGTSNDVSVIDVEAGKVVKSIPVGLLPWGVAVSPQ is encoded by the coding sequence CAGAGGCCTACACGGTCTACGTCACGAACGAGAAGGGCAACTCGGTCAGCGTCATCGACACGAGCACGCTCACCGTCACCGGGACCTGGAAGGTCGGGCGCCGCCCGCGAGGCGTGACCACGAGCAAGGACGGCAAGGAACTCTTCGTCTGTGCAAGCGACGACGACCGGATCGACGTGCTCGACACCGCGAGCGGCAAGGTGGTGCGCTCGCTCCGCTCCGGCCCCGACCCCGAGCAGTTCATCCTCGCGCCGGAGGGGAACCCCCTCTACGTCGCCAACGAGGACGACAGCCAGGTCACGGTCCTCGATATCGAGAAGAACAAGATCCTGGCCGAGGTGCCGGTCGGCGTGGAGCCGGAGGGAATGGGCCTGTCTCCGGACGGGAAGGTGCTCGTCAACACCTCCGAGACCACCAACATGGCCCATTTCATCGACACCAAGACCTTCCAGGTGATCGACAACGTGCTGGTCGACGCGCGCCCGCGCTTCGCCGAATTCACAGCGGACGGCAAGTTCCTCTGGGTCTCGGCGGAGGTCGGCGGGACGGTCAGCGTCATCGACGTGGCGACGCGGCGCGTCGTGAAGAAGATCAGCTTCAAGATCCCGAGCGTGAACGACGAGGCGATCCAGCCCGTCGGCATCCGCATCACCAAGGACGGCGCGAAGGCCTTCGTGGCTCTCGGTCCGGCCAACCGCGTCGCGGTGATCGACGCCAAGACCTACGAGGTCGAGAAGTACCTCCCGGTCGGCCAGCGGGTCTGGCAGCTCGCCTTCACGCCAGACCAGAAGCTCCTGTTCTCCACCAACGGCACCTCGAACGACGTCTCGGTGATCGACGTCGAGGCGGGCAAGGTGGTCAAGAGCATCCCCGTCGGGCTGCTGCCCTGGGGTGTGGCGGTTTCGCCGCAATAG
- a CDS encoding ABC transporter ATP-binding protein — protein MTAGREAEAALDVAHVSHRFGARAALSDVSIRVERGRFMALLGPNGAGKTTLFSVITRLYNNQDGRVAIFGHGLDREPSRALARLGVVFQARTLDTDLTVAQNLHYHASLHGIGRKAARARIATLLDRVGLADRRDDKVRTLSGGQSRRIEIARSLVHGPSLLLLDEPTVGLDLESRADIVAIVRALVREEGLSVLWATHIFEEIEPGDDAVVLHRGRIVARGQAGSIGTEGESLETAFRRLVADTKDGAWQAA, from the coding sequence ATGACCGCGGGCCGCGAGGCGGAGGCGGCCCTCGACGTCGCGCATGTGAGCCACCGGTTCGGAGCGCGGGCGGCCCTCTCCGACGTCTCGATCCGCGTCGAGCGGGGCCGCTTCATGGCGCTGCTCGGGCCGAACGGCGCGGGCAAGACGACGCTCTTCTCGGTGATCACCCGCCTCTACAACAACCAGGACGGGCGGGTCGCGATCTTCGGGCACGGGCTCGACCGGGAGCCCTCGCGGGCGCTCGCCCGCCTCGGCGTGGTGTTCCAGGCCCGCACCCTCGACACCGACCTGACGGTGGCGCAGAACCTCCACTACCACGCGAGCCTGCACGGGATCGGCCGCAAGGCCGCGCGGGCGCGGATCGCAACGCTTCTCGACCGGGTCGGCCTCGCCGACAGGCGCGACGACAAGGTGCGCACGCTCTCGGGCGGCCAGTCGCGGCGCATCGAGATCGCCCGCTCGCTCGTGCACGGGCCGAGCCTGCTGCTGCTCGACGAACCGACCGTGGGGCTCGACCTCGAGTCGCGGGCCGACATCGTCGCCATCGTGCGGGCGCTGGTGCGGGAGGAGGGGCTCTCCGTGCTCTGGGCCACGCACATCTTCGAGGAGATCGAGCCGGGCGACGACGCCGTGGTGCTGCACCGGGGCCGCATCGTCGCCCGCGGTCAGGCGGGCAGCATCGGCACCGAGGGCGAGAGCCTGGAGACCGCCTTTCGCCGCCTCGTCGCCGACACGAAGGACGGAGCCTGGCAGGCCGCATGA
- a CDS encoding ABC transporter permease, producing MSTQTHTAAGPAAPARTQAASHHGRLDAVGYLTCLGGIVRRELLRFFNQKERFFSALVRPLVWLFIFAAGFRNTLGVSIEPPYQTYVLYEVYVVPGLAVMIQLFNGMQSSLSMVYDREVGSMKVLLTSPYPRWTLLLAKLIAGVTVSVVQAYAFLAVAWFWETDIPPMGYLAALPAFVASGLMLGAIGLLLSSMVRQLENFASVMNFVIFPMFFASSALYPLWRIRESSETLYWICECNPFTHAVQLVRFALYGQFEPLACAVVLGTTLAFFTLAVIAYDPGRGIMARRGGPAGDNS from the coding sequence ATGAGTACGCAGACCCACACCGCCGCAGGCCCCGCCGCGCCAGCGCGGACGCAAGCCGCTTCCCATCACGGCCGCCTCGACGCCGTCGGCTACCTGACCTGCCTCGGTGGCATCGTCCGCCGGGAATTGCTGCGATTCTTCAATCAGAAGGAACGGTTCTTCTCGGCGCTGGTGCGCCCGCTCGTCTGGCTGTTCATCTTCGCGGCGGGCTTCCGCAACACGCTGGGCGTCTCGATCGAACCGCCCTACCAGACCTACGTGCTCTACGAGGTCTACGTGGTGCCCGGACTCGCCGTGATGATCCAGCTCTTCAACGGCATGCAATCGTCGCTTTCCATGGTCTACGACCGCGAGGTCGGCTCCATGAAGGTTCTGCTGACGAGTCCCTACCCGCGCTGGACGCTGCTGCTCGCCAAGCTGATCGCCGGCGTCACCGTCTCGGTCGTGCAGGCTTACGCCTTCCTGGCCGTCGCCTGGTTCTGGGAGACCGACATCCCGCCGATGGGCTACCTCGCGGCTCTGCCCGCCTTCGTCGCCTCGGGGCTGATGCTCGGCGCGATCGGGCTGCTCCTCTCCTCGATGGTGCGGCAGCTGGAGAACTTCGCCAGCGTCATGAACTTCGTGATCTTCCCGATGTTCTTCGCGTCATCGGCCCTCTATCCGCTCTGGCGTATCCGGGAATCCTCGGAGACCCTCTACTGGATCTGCGAGTGCAACCCGTTCACGCACGCGGTGCAGCTCGTGCGCTTCGCCCTCTACGGGCAGTTCGAGCCGCTCGCCTGCGCCGTCGTCCTGGGCACCACGCTCGCCTTCTTCACCCTCGCCGTGATCGCCTACGACCCCGGCCGCGGCATCATGGCCCGGCGCGGTGGTCCGGCCGGAGACAATTCATGA